The segment TCGATGATCCCGCATCCTGCCGCAAAGTGGGTTGCGGCCGGGATTCAAGTAACGGGCACCATGGCCGCGGGAGCCCAGATCTCCCAAACGATGCATGAAATCGGCGGTACGTCCGAGCACGCGAGCGCCACAATGCAGGCGATGGCGAAAACGTTGCGATCGAAGGTCGGCGATGCCGGTGCCCGCACAGGCGATGCGGACGTGCGCCGCGCCGAACCCGCGTCATTCGATCCGCGGCATTGGTGAGCGCATTCGCGCCGCACCGTGCCGCGTCACGCCGTCAGGGCTTGGCGATATGCCACATACCCTTGACGCCGTCGCCCTTCGTATCGCCGGCCTTTTCGTCTTTCGCGAAACGATAGAGGCGCTGGCCCTTGTACGCCCACTGACGCTTACCGTCCGCCGTCTGCGCAAGCGACCAGTCGCCGCTCGCCTTGTCGTAGTCGTCGGCCGTCGCGGCCGGCCAGATCGATGCGCATTGGCCTGTACAGGCGCTCGTGCCGCCGGCCTTTGCGTCGGCGTCGAACGTATAGAGCGTCATGCCGTGCTCGTCGACGAGCGTGCCGCCGCGCGGCACGGGCTGTTCCGCGAGCACAGCCATCGGGGCCAAGCATGCCAGGGCCCAGAGCGCTTTCTTGATCATTGAGTTCTCCTGATTTCTCGGCGATCGTCGCCGGCGCAAGCAGCGTCAGCCGGCGAACCGGAACGGCACATCGCGTCGCCGGGCGATGCATGCGATAAACGGACGGCTCGCGTCCTGTATTCCGTTGAATCGCGTTTTTTTGCCCGGCCACGCGGAAAAAACGCCGACGCTACTGCCACGACTGCGACTTGCCGCCCAACGCGCCGCACACGTCCACGGCGATCGCCCTAAGCTTCGCCTCGGAAATCGAACCGGACAGCGCATAGCCGAAATGGTCGCTGGCCCAGTAAAACGTTCTCCGCTCGCCATCGCGCAGCAGCCGGAACGCGCTTTCGTCGCCAGGAATACGTGCGACGTAGAGCGTGAGGCGGGCCCCCCCGTTGCTCTCGTACATGAACTGCGCCGCCGGCCCGCTCTCGCCCGGCAACAGGCGCCCGCCCACGAGCGAATAGCCGTATTCCCGCAGCGACGGAACCGAAAGCGGCCGGCCCAGCCGTTTCGAGAGCCAGTTCATCAGATGCGCTTCGTCGCCTGCGCTCACCTCCACCGGATGCCGCACCTCCGGCGAATAAACGGCGTACGCGATATCGGCCCGGCGCGCGAACGCAGCCGTCTCCACGCCGCCTTTGGCGATGCGCGGAATGACACTGCCCAGTGCAGTGCCGATCGCAATGCCCGCCGCAACCCAGCTCGCCGCCATGGCAATCCGCACGGGCCATGACGTCCGCGTTCGCAGCACGACGACCGACGGCGGGTTCGACTGAGACTGCGGTGCGCCGCAAAGTGCCTTCAGCGCCGCCTTTTGCGCCCGCCATGCGTCCACGCGGGCACGAGCCTCTCGGTCATGTTCGAGTGCCGCGCCAACCGCCTCCCTCTCATGCTCGGGCAGTTCCCCGTCGATAAATGCCCCGAGCTTCGCCCACGCGGCTTGCCCGGAGCCATCCGATTCCTGGTGGTCGCTTGTCATGGCTGGTTTCTCACAACTTTCAGCGTCGTCTGTTTCGGCAATGGCCCGCCGTCGAGCAGTGTGCGCATGTGTTCGCGCGCACGCGAAAGCCTCGACATCACGGTGCCGATGGGCACGCCCAGTACCGTCGACGCCTCCTGGTACGTCAGCTCCTCGACACACACGAGCAGCAGCACCTCGCGCTGCTCGGTCGGCAAGTGATAGAGCGCATGCTGCACATCGCGCAGCACGAGGCCGTCCACCTCGCTGCGCGGCGCCTCGAGGCTGCGCCAGGGCGCGCTTTCGTCGTCCACGGCGAACTCGCGCCGCGCTCGCAGTTGATCGATGTAGAGATTGCGCAAGATCGTGAAGAGCCACGCGCGCAGGTTGCTGCCGGCGCGAAACGCACTGTGACGGACGAGCGCCCGCTCCGCCGTATCCTGAACGAGATCGTCGGCCCACGATGGGTCGCCCGTGAGCGCCCGGGCAAAGCGGCGCAGCTGTCCGAGCCGCGCAATAACGTCGGATTCGAAGCTCACTGCGTCACATCCGCCGACGCGCGACGACATGAGCGCCGCGGGTCGAGGTCGATCGCCGCCATCAATAGCCGCCGCTGCCGCTGCCTTTCGAGGTCGATGTGCCATACGACGGCGTGGATCCGTCCATGGTCGAGCATGCGCTGACCGAAAGCGATACCAGCGCGAGCGCCAGCACGGCGGCAAACGAGCAAAAAACACGGTGCAAGGTCATTTTCGTCTCCTGGATCGGGCGGCTGTGCGGGAGAAGCCACGCATCGCACCCGTTGCCTCGTTCGACTTAACGCCTGGCCGCCCCGCTTTATTCCGTCCACATCGATTTTTTTGCGTGGGCGCGTCGCCCGAAAACGCCGCGTCAATTTCCATGTGTCCGTATTGCCGCAAAGCGCATTTCCGTGTGCAAACAAGCCCCACCCCTATGCTATGCTGCGAACACCCCGCTGCACGAGCGCGCGTTCGAGCACCGCTCCCATTCCCCGCCCGCGCGAGGCCCGCATCGCGCGGTGACGCAGACCGCATTCAATACACCATGGACTATCGGCATCTCAAGAATCGCAAGAGCATGCACGCGCGGATCGTGCAAGAACTCGGCATCGAGATCGTCAGCGGCAAATTCGCGCCCGGCGAACGCCTGCCGCCCGAACCGAGCCTGTGCGAAGCCTATGGCGTGAGCCGCCCCGTGTTGCGCGAGGCAACGCGCGTACTCGTGGCAAAGGGGCTCGTCACCTCGAAGCCGCGCGTGGGCAGCGTCGTCAAGCCGCGCGAGGAATGGCACATGCTCGACCCCGACGTACTGTACTGGACGATCAGCAGTACGCCCGAGGGCGATTTCTTCCGCTCGTTGTTGACCGTGCGCCGGATCATCGAGCCCGCCGCGGCGGCGCTGGCCGCGACCGAGAGCACGGAAGAAGATCTGGCGCGCATCCGGCAGGCGTTCGCGCGCATGGAGCATGCATCGACGGCCGACGACCTGCTCGACCCGGACCTCGAATTTCATCGCGCCATCATGGCGGCAACCCACAACGACATGCTGGCCTTCATCGGCAACATGATGTCGCTCGCGTTGTCGGAATCGATCAAGCTGACGAGCCGCCACCCTAATACCCATGCGCTTTCGCTGCCGCGCCACCGGGCGATTCTCACCGCCATCGAAAGCCGCGATCCGCTCGGCGCCCGCCAGGCGAGCCTCGTCCAACTCGAACATGCGCAGGCCGATGCCGAGACGATTCTCGAAGTCGCCGCGCGCAAGGTACGCTGAGCGCGCATCCAGCGCATCCAGCGCATCCAGCGCAGGCACGCGAAACAAACGCCGCGGGCGGCGAGCGCGTTACACGCTCGCCGCCCGTCTCCGCTTCGGCTTGCTGTCCCGCTGTGTCTCGCGGATCAGTGCGAGTGCGGGGGCACCTCCGCGCCGCGGCAGCCGACGAGGAAGTCGAAATCGCATCCCTCGTCCGCCTGCAGCACGTGATCCACGTACAGATTGCGATAGCCGCTCGCATCCTTCGGCGATTGGCGAACGCCCTCCTTCCATTCGGCGAGGCGTGCGGTCATCTCCTCTTCGCCGATCTCGAGACGCAGGCTCCCCGCTTCGCAGTCGAGCGCGATCCAATCGCCGTTGCGCACGACCGCCAGCGGCCCGCCCGCACGCGCCTCGGGCGCAACATGCAGTACCACCGTGCCGTACGCCGTGCCGCTCATGCGCGCATCGGAGATCCGTACCATGTCGGTCACCCCTTGCGCGAGCAGCTTCGGAGGCAGGCCCATGTTGCCGACCTCGGCCATGCCGGGGTAGCCCTTCGGCCCGCAGTTCTTCATGACGAGAATCGAATCGGCCGTCACATCGAGGTCAGGATCCGCGATGCGTGCCTTGTAATCGTCGAAGTTTTCGAAGACGACCGCGCGCCCGCGGTGGCGCAGCAGCGATGCCGTTGCGGCCGAGGGCTTGAGCACGGCGCCGCGCGGCGCAAGATTGCCGCGTAGCACGCACAGGCCACCGTCGGCCACGAGCGGCGTATCGAGCGGGCGAATCACCTCGGCGTCGTAGATCGGCGCCTCCTTGCAGTTGTCCCACAGCGATTGGCCGTTGGCCGTGAGCGCGGCGGGATGCGGCAGCAGGTTCGCCTCGCCGAGCCGGCGCACGACGCCCGGCAGGCCGCCCGCATAGTAGAACTCCTCCATCAGAAAGCGCCCCGAGGGTTGCAGATCGACGATCGTAGGCGTGCCGCGGCCCACGCGCGTCCAGTCGTCGAGTTCGAGCGGTATGCCGATGCGCCCCGCGATCGCCTTCAAGTGAATGGCCGCGTTCGTCGAGCCACCAATGGCAGCGTTCACGCGAATCGCGTTTTCGAAGGCCTCGCGCGTCAGCAGCTTCGAAAGCCGCAGGTCCTGCTGGACCATCTCGACGATGCGCATGCCGGACAGGTGCGCGAGCACATAGCGGCGCGCATCGACGGCCGGAATCGCGGCATTGTGCGGAAGCGTCACGCCGAGCGCCTCCGCCATGCAGGCCATCGTCGATGCCGTACCCATGGTGTTGCACGTGCCGGCCGAGCGCGACATGCCGGCCTCGGCCGACATGAACTCGTGAATGGAGATCTTGCCGGCCTTCACCTGCTCGCTCAGTTGCCAGACAACTGTGCCCGAGCCAATGTCGCGGCCCTGATGCTTGCCGTTGAGCATCGGTCCGCCACTCACGAGGATGGCGGGCACGTCGCAGCTCGCCGCGCCCATCAGCAGCGCGGGGGTCGTCTTGTCACAGCCGGCCAGCAGCACCACCGCGTCGATCGGATTGCCGCGGATCGACTCTTCCACATCCATGCTCGCGAGGTTGCGCGTGAACATGGCCGTCGGCCGCAGATTCGATTCGCCGTTCGAGAAAACCGGGAATTCGACCGGAAAGCCCCCCGCTTCATATATGCCGCGCTTCACGTGCTCGGCGAGCTTGCGGAAGTGCGCGTTGCAGGGCGTGAGTTCCGACCACGTGTTGCAGATGCCGATGATGGGCTTGCCGTCGAACTCGTGGTCGGGAATGCCCTGGTTCTTCATCCAGCTGCGATACATGAAACCGTTCTTGTCGGCGGTGCCGAACCATTGGGCAGAACGGAGCTTGCGTGTCTTGTCGGTCATGTCGGTGTCTTTTCGTAGAAGCGTCGAAAATAGTCTTACTTTTTCAGCCCGAGCGTCGCTCAACCACTATTTGAGAAAGGCTAACTTTTGGTTGACGGGTCAGGCTCGTCAGCTTTCAATCTGCACGAGATTTCGCGGTAAATGCCTGCAAATCCCCGTATCGACCGCATAGAAATAGCATGACTATTAGATTCGGTGTGCTGGGGAAAACGCTAATCGCGGCGTCTTGTCGCCATGCCTATAGTTTGGCTATTTCCGAACGCAGCACCATGGCGGGGCGACCCGCGGCAACAACGACAAACCACGAGAAGACCGGAGACGAAGATGAGACGCACCGTACGCCAGGCAGTGAGTGCCCTGTTCGCAGTCACTCTTTTCTCGGCCGCTGCCGTCGGCCATGCAGAAGACAAGAAGATCACGCTGGGCTTTGCGCAGGTTGGCGCGGAAAGCGCCTGGCGCACCGCGAACACCGTATCGGTCAAGCAGGCCGCGAAAGATGCCGGAATCAACCTCAAGTTCTCCGATGCGCAGCAAAAGCAGGAGAACCAGATCAAGGCGATCCGCTCGTACATCGCGCAGAAGGTCGACGTGATCGCGTTCTCGCCCGTCGTGGAATCCGGCTGGGAGCCCGTGCTGCAGGAAGCGAAGCGCGCCCATATTCCCGTGGTGCTGACCGACCGCAACATCGACGTGAAGGACAAGGACCTCTACGTCACGATGATCGGCTCGGACTTTCTGGAAGAAGGCCGGCGCGCCGGCAAGTGGCTCGAGGAACGCTATAAGAACGATCAAGGCCCGATCAACATCGCGGAGCTGCAGGGAACGGTCGGCTCGGCGCCCGCCAACGATCGTCACTCCGGCCTGATGGAAGTGATCAAGAACGATCCGAAGTTCAAGATCATCGCCTCGCAAAGCGGCGACTTCACGCTCGCGGGTGGCAAGCAGGTCATGGAAGCGTTCGTGAAGACCTACGGCAAAAAGATCAATGTCGTGTATGCGCATAACGACGACATGGCGCTCGGCGCGATCCAGGCGATGGAAGAAGCGGGTATCAAGCCCGGCAAGGACGTGAGCGTGGTGTCGTTCGACGCGACGAAGGGCGGCTTCCAGGCGATGATGGCCGGCAAGATCAACGTCGACGTGGAGTGCTCGCCGCTGCTCGGGCCGCAGCTCATGTCCGCCGTGAAGGATATCGTTGCCGGCAAGCAACTGCCGAAGCGCATCGTCACCAACGAGACGGTGTTCCCGATGGAAACCGCGGCGCAGGTTTTCCCGCAGCGCAAGTACTGAGCCGCGCTTGTCTGACCATCGATCGACCGCGATTTGCCTGAACGAACGCCTATGACCGGTTCACTCGTACTCGAAACCGTCGGCCTCACCAAGTCGTTTCCCGGCGTCCATGCGCTGCGCGATGTCGGCCTGCGCCTGTTCGCCGGGGAAATCCATACGCTGATGGGGCAAAACGGCGCGGGCAAATCCACGCTCATCAACGTGCTGACGGGCGTGCACACGCACGATGCGGGAGAGATCCTCATCGACGGCAAGCCCGTCAGCTTCGCCGCACCGCTCGAAGCCGAGGCCGCCGGCATTCGCACGCTCTACCAGGAAGTCAATCTCTGCCCGAACCTCTCAGTCGCGGAGAACATCTTCGCGGGCCGGCAGCCCCGCCGCCGCGGCGCGATCGATTGGAAGGCGATCCGCAAAGGCGCGGAGTCCGCGCTGGCGGAACTGAATGTGTCGCTCGACGTGACGAAGTCGCTCGACACCTACTCCATCGCCGTGCAGCAGATGGTTGCCATCGCGCGCGCCGTCAGTGTCGAGGCGCGCGTGCTGATTCTCGACGAGCCGACCTCGAGCCTCGACGACAGCGAGGTGGCACGGCTCTTCGACGTATTGCGCAAGCTGAAGCGGTCGGGCATGGCGATTCTCTTCGTCACGCACTTTCTCGAGCAGACCTACGCCGTTTCCGACCGTATCACCGTCATGCGTAACGGCGAGCGCGAGGGCGAGTATCTCGCCAAGGATCTGCCCGTCGATACGCTCGTCGAAAAGATGGTCGGCGACGCGCGCATGGCCCAGCGTCAGGCCGGCGCCGACGACGCGCGCAACGTCCAGGCGGCCGTCGAGCCGGGCGCGGAGGGCGCGGCGCGCTTTCGCATGCAGGGCGTGGGGCGGCGCGGGCTGCTCTACCCCGTCGATCTTTCCATCGAGCCCGGCTCCATCGTGGGCCTCGCGGGCCTGCTCGGCTCCGGACGCACGGAAACGGCGCAACTGCTCTTCGGCGCGCAGCGCGCCGACACGGGCAGCATCACCGTCGACGGCAAGCCGGTGAAGCTGGGCTCGCCGCGCCATGCCGTACGCCACGGCATCGGCTATTGCCCCGAGGATCGCAAGAAGGAAGGCATCGTCGCGGCATTGTCGATACGCGAAAACATCGTCCTCGCGCTGCAGGCGCGCCGCGGCTGGTGGCGCCCGCTCGGGCGCGCACGCGAACGGCGCATCGCCAACGAATACATCAAGGCGCTCGGGATTCGCGCACGCGACGCCGAGCAGCCGATCGAACTGCTCTCCGGCGGTAATCAGCAAAAAGCGTTGCTCGCCCGCTGGCTCGCGATCGAACCGCGCATGCTGATCCTCGACGAGCCGACGCGCGGCATCGACGTGGCCGCCAAGTTCGACATCATGGACCGCGTGCTCGCGCTGTGTGCGAAAGGTCTCGGCATTTTGCTGATTTCGTCCGAACTCGGCGAAGTACTGCGCGTGAGCCATCGTGTGGCCGTGCTGCGCGATCGACGCAAAGTGGCCGAGCTCGCCGGCGACGGCCTCGACGAAGACCAGGTCTACAGGCTCATCGCCGGAGGCCAAGCCTCATGACACTCCTCACCCGCATCGTGCGTGCCGCCTCGCGGCATGCACTCGTCTGGCCTGCTCTCACGCTCGCGCTGCTCGTCGGGCTCGATGTCGCGCACCGGGCCGATTTCCTCGCGATCACGATGCTCGACGGGCATCTGTTCGGCGCCCCGATCGACATTCTCAATCGCGCCGCCCCGCTCGTTATCGTCTCGCTCGGCATGACGCTCGTGATCGCCACGCGCGGAGTCGATATCTCCGTGGGCACGGTGGTGGCCATTGCAGGCGCAACCGCCGCGACGCTGCTGGCGGACGATCCCGCCAACACGGGGCGGGCCGTTGCCGCCGCACTGGCCGTGGGCCTCGTGGCGGGCGCCTGGAACGGGTTGCTCGTCGCCTTCATCGGCATGCAGCCGATCATCGCCACGCTGATCCTCATGGTGGCGGGGCGCGGCGTCGCGCAACTGCTGACCGATGGGCAGATCATTCCGATCTCCGCGCCGAAGTACCTGGCGCTCGGCGGCGGCTACCTGGCCACCGTGCCGTGCTCGGTCTGGATCGCGCTGGCGGCGGTGATCGTCACGGCGCTGCTCGTCGATCGTACGGCGCTCGGGCTTTTCATCCGCGCGATCGGCATCAACCCCGTGGCGACGCGCCTCGTCGGGCTGCGTTCGAGCGCGATCGTGTTCGGCGTCTATGTCTGCTGCGGTCTGGCCGCCGCACTCGCCGGTGTCATCACGAGTTCGAACGTGCGCAGCGCCGACGGTAACAACGCGGGCCTGCTGCTGGAACTCGACGCGATTCTCGCCGTGACGCTCGGCGGCACTTCCCTTGCGGGCGGCCGTTTCTCGCTCGCGGGTACCGTGCTCGGCGCACTCATCATTCAGACGCTCACGTATACGACGTACTCGATCGGCGTGCCGCCGGAGGCGACGCTCGTCGTCAAGGCAATCGTCGTGCTCGTCGTGAGCATCGTTCAGTCGGCCACCGCGCGCGACGTGCTGACACGCGCCATCGCTCGAGCGCTGGCCGGCATGCGCGCCCCATCCGTCAACGAGGCAGCGAAATGAAGGCCGCCCTCTCGCGGCTTCTCGATCCGCGCACGCTGCCGATCGCCGTCACCGTCATCCTGTTCTGTGCGCTGTTCGGATTCGGCTCGGCGATGTACACGGGGTTCGGCTCCGTGCAGGTCCTGCTGAGCCTGCTCGTCGACAACGCCTTCTTGCTGATCGTGGCGATCGGCACCACGTTCGTCATCGTCTCCGGCGGGATCGATCTCTCGGTCGGCGCCGTCGTGGCATTCACGACGATCGTCTGCGCGATCTGCGCCGAACGGCTGCATTGGCCCGTGTGGGCCGTCGCTCCGTTCGTGCTCGCACTCGGGGCGGGCTACGGCGCGGCGATGGGTGCGCTGATCCATTTCTTCCGGCTGCAGCCGTTCATCGTTACGCTGGCGGGAATGTTTCTCGCGCGCGGCGCGTGCTTTCTGATCACGACGCAATCGATCCAGATTCAGGAGCCCTCGTTCCACGCGCTCGCGAGCTTTCATCTGTCCATCGGCAGCGGCGAGCTCAACGCCGGTGCGCTGATCGCACTCGCGATGCTTGCGGTGGCCCTCTATATCGCCCATTTCACGCGCTTCGGCCGCAACGTCTATGCGATCGGCGGCAACGAAAAATCGGCACTGCTGATGGGGCTGCCCGTCGCGCGCACGAAGATCGGCGTCTATGCATTCGGCGGGCTGTGCTCGGCGCTCGGCGGCCTCGTGTTCACGCTCTACGTGCTATCCGGCTATGGCCTGCAGGCACAGGGCATGGAGCTCGATGCGATCGCCGCGACCGTGATTGGCGGCACGCTGCTCACGGGCGGCGTGGGCTATGTGATTGGATCTGTGTTCGGCGTCGGCGTGCTCGGCACGATCCAGACGCTGATCACGTTCGACGGCACGCTCAGCTCATGGTGGACGCGCATCGTCATCGGCGCCCTGCTCTGCGCATTCTGTCTGCTTCAGCGCGTGATCGAGCGGCAGGCTGCGCGCCGAAAATCGAGCGGCTCCGGCTTCGGCGGACGCGCTCATACTCAAACCGAGCCGGGCGCAAGCGGTGAAAACGCGATGCCGCTCGGCCTGAGCGAGCGCGCGATCGACGCGCAGCCGCTCGCCCGATAGTGGATCTCAACGAGGAGTCGAATAGTGGTGAACCTTTCCCGTCCGTTCTCGGGCCTCTTTCCCGTCGCGCCCACGCCGTTCACCGAAACGGGTGACCTGGATCTCGACGGCCAGCGGCGCGTGATCGATTGCATGATCGACCAGGGCGTCGACGGCATCTGCATTCTCGCGAACTACTCGGAGCAATACGCACTCACGGACGCCGAGCGCGATACGCTCGTCGAGCTTTGTCTCACTCACACTGCCGGCCGCGTGCCCGTGATGGTGACGTGCAGCCACTTCAGCACGCGCATCGCGAGCGAGCGCGCCCGGCGTGCGGCCGCGGCCGGCGCGAGCATCGTCATGCTGATGCCGCCGTATCACGGTGCGACGATGCGCACCGACGAAGCCGGAATGTTCGAGCATTTCGCCCGCGTGGCGCAAGCGGCCGGCGTGCCCGTGATGATTCAGGACGCTCCGTTGTCGGGGGTCGCGCTGTCCGTGCCGTTCCTCGTGCGCGTGGCGCGCGAGCTTCCGCTCGTGCGTTACTTCA is part of the Trinickia caryophylli genome and harbors:
- a CDS encoding anti-sigma factor family protein, whose protein sequence is MTSDHQESDGSGQAAWAKLGAFIDGELPEHEREAVGAALEHDREARARVDAWRAQKAALKALCGAPQSQSNPPSVVVLRTRTSWPVRIAMAASWVAAGIAIGTALGSVIPRIAKGGVETAAFARRADIAYAVYSPEVRHPVEVSAGDEAHLMNWLSKRLGRPLSVPSLREYGYSLVGGRLLPGESGPAAQFMYESNGGARLTLYVARIPGDESAFRLLRDGERRTFYWASDHFGYALSGSISEAKLRAIAVDVCGALGGKSQSWQ
- a CDS encoding ABC transporter permease, with the protein product MTLLTRIVRAASRHALVWPALTLALLVGLDVAHRADFLAITMLDGHLFGAPIDILNRAAPLVIVSLGMTLVIATRGVDISVGTVVAIAGATAATLLADDPANTGRAVAAALAVGLVAGAWNGLLVAFIGMQPIIATLILMVAGRGVAQLLTDGQIIPISAPKYLALGGGYLATVPCSVWIALAAVIVTALLVDRTALGLFIRAIGINPVATRLVGLRSSAIVFGVYVCCGLAAALAGVITSSNVRSADGNNAGLLLELDAILAVTLGGTSLAGGRFSLAGTVLGALIIQTLTYTTYSIGVPPEATLVVKAIVVLVVSIVQSATARDVLTRAIARALAGMRAPSVNEAAK
- a CDS encoding FadR/GntR family transcriptional regulator, translating into MDYRHLKNRKSMHARIVQELGIEIVSGKFAPGERLPPEPSLCEAYGVSRPVLREATRVLVAKGLVTSKPRVGSVVKPREEWHMLDPDVLYWTISSTPEGDFFRSLLTVRRIIEPAAAALAATESTEEDLARIRQAFARMEHASTADDLLDPDLEFHRAIMAATHNDMLAFIGNMMSLALSESIKLTSRHPNTHALSLPRHRAILTAIESRDPLGARQASLVQLEHAQADAETILEVAARKVR
- the yjfF gene encoding galactofuranose ABC transporter, permease protein YjfF, which produces MKAALSRLLDPRTLPIAVTVILFCALFGFGSAMYTGFGSVQVLLSLLVDNAFLLIVAIGTTFVIVSGGIDLSVGAVVAFTTIVCAICAERLHWPVWAVAPFVLALGAGYGAAMGALIHFFRLQPFIVTLAGMFLARGACFLITTQSIQIQEPSFHALASFHLSIGSGELNAGALIALAMLAVALYIAHFTRFGRNVYAIGGNEKSALLMGLPVARTKIGVYAFGGLCSALGGLVFTLYVLSGYGLQAQGMELDAIAATVIGGTLLTGGVGYVIGSVFGVGVLGTIQTLITFDGTLSSWWTRIVIGALLCAFCLLQRVIERQAARRKSSGSGFGGRAHTQTEPGASGENAMPLGLSERAIDAQPLAR
- a CDS encoding ABC transporter substrate-binding protein encodes the protein MRRTVRQAVSALFAVTLFSAAAVGHAEDKKITLGFAQVGAESAWRTANTVSVKQAAKDAGINLKFSDAQQKQENQIKAIRSYIAQKVDVIAFSPVVESGWEPVLQEAKRAHIPVVLTDRNIDVKDKDLYVTMIGSDFLEEGRRAGKWLEERYKNDQGPINIAELQGTVGSAPANDRHSGLMEVIKNDPKFKIIASQSGDFTLAGGKQVMEAFVKTYGKKINVVYAHNDDMALGAIQAMEEAGIKPGKDVSVVSFDATKGGFQAMMAGKINVDVECSPLLGPQLMSAVKDIVAGKQLPKRIVTNETVFPMETAAQVFPQRKY
- a CDS encoding IlvD/Edd family dehydratase; translation: MTDKTRKLRSAQWFGTADKNGFMYRSWMKNQGIPDHEFDGKPIIGICNTWSELTPCNAHFRKLAEHVKRGIYEAGGFPVEFPVFSNGESNLRPTAMFTRNLASMDVEESIRGNPIDAVVLLAGCDKTTPALLMGAASCDVPAILVSGGPMLNGKHQGRDIGSGTVVWQLSEQVKAGKISIHEFMSAEAGMSRSAGTCNTMGTASTMACMAEALGVTLPHNAAIPAVDARRYVLAHLSGMRIVEMVQQDLRLSKLLTREAFENAIRVNAAIGGSTNAAIHLKAIAGRIGIPLELDDWTRVGRGTPTIVDLQPSGRFLMEEFYYAGGLPGVVRRLGEANLLPHPAALTANGQSLWDNCKEAPIYDAEVIRPLDTPLVADGGLCVLRGNLAPRGAVLKPSAATASLLRHRGRAVVFENFDDYKARIADPDLDVTADSILVMKNCGPKGYPGMAEVGNMGLPPKLLAQGVTDMVRISDARMSGTAYGTVVLHVAPEARAGGPLAVVRNGDWIALDCEAGSLRLEIGEEEMTARLAEWKEGVRQSPKDASGYRNLYVDHVLQADEGCDFDFLVGCRGAEVPPHSH
- a CDS encoding dihydrodipicolinate synthase family protein, which translates into the protein MVNLSRPFSGLFPVAPTPFTETGDLDLDGQRRVIDCMIDQGVDGICILANYSEQYALTDAERDTLVELCLTHTAGRVPVMVTCSHFSTRIASERARRAAAAGASIVMLMPPYHGATMRTDEAGMFEHFARVAQAAGVPVMIQDAPLSGVALSVPFLVRVARELPLVRYFKIEVPQAAAKLRALIAAGGDVIEGPFDGEEAITLMPDLDAGATGTMSSALLPDLIRPVFDAFRAGRRQEAREGYARILPLVNYENRQCGLRATKTVMMEGGVIKSDAVRHPLEALTGATRAELLELAREANPLALRWGR
- a CDS encoding COG4315 family predicted lipoprotein — its product is MIKKALWALACLAPMAVLAEQPVPRGGTLVDEHGMTLYTFDADAKAGGTSACTGQCASIWPAATADDYDKASGDWSLAQTADGKRQWAYKGQRLYRFAKDEKAGDTKGDGVKGMWHIAKP
- a CDS encoding sugar ABC transporter ATP-binding protein; amino-acid sequence: MTGSLVLETVGLTKSFPGVHALRDVGLRLFAGEIHTLMGQNGAGKSTLINVLTGVHTHDAGEILIDGKPVSFAAPLEAEAAGIRTLYQEVNLCPNLSVAENIFAGRQPRRRGAIDWKAIRKGAESALAELNVSLDVTKSLDTYSIAVQQMVAIARAVSVEARVLILDEPTSSLDDSEVARLFDVLRKLKRSGMAILFVTHFLEQTYAVSDRITVMRNGEREGEYLAKDLPVDTLVEKMVGDARMAQRQAGADDARNVQAAVEPGAEGAARFRMQGVGRRGLLYPVDLSIEPGSIVGLAGLLGSGRTETAQLLFGAQRADTGSITVDGKPVKLGSPRHAVRHGIGYCPEDRKKEGIVAALSIRENIVLALQARRGWWRPLGRARERRIANEYIKALGIRARDAEQPIELLSGGNQQKALLARWLAIEPRMLILDEPTRGIDVAAKFDIMDRVLALCAKGLGILLISSELGEVLRVSHRVAVLRDRRKVAELAGDGLDEDQVYRLIAGGQAS
- a CDS encoding sigma-70 family RNA polymerase sigma factor, whose protein sequence is MSFESDVIARLGQLRRFARALTGDPSWADDLVQDTAERALVRHSAFRAGSNLRAWLFTILRNLYIDQLRARREFAVDDESAPWRSLEAPRSEVDGLVLRDVQHALYHLPTEQREVLLLVCVEELTYQEASTVLGVPIGTVMSRLSRAREHMRTLLDGGPLPKQTTLKVVRNQP